One genomic segment of Hevea brasiliensis isolate MT/VB/25A 57/8 chromosome 3, ASM3005281v1, whole genome shotgun sequence includes these proteins:
- the LOC131178804 gene encoding uncharacterized protein LOC131178804, with protein sequence MALGAMLAQEVENLERAIYYISKKLLAYEENYSLIEKTCLAVLENWPNGWSSCEFDIVYETRKTIKGRVVAEFLSENPVNEEEEVETAFPDESLKLVEVQPWKMYFDGAMNKSGAGIGVVLEAPNGEQLLMSKRLCFPTTNNIAEYEACICGLEALIAVGAKKVEVFGDSMLVVSHIKGEWELKEEKLRPYLEYAKKLLFSFEEVTMKHMPRAQNQMADALATLASLWEKGNQKLTQPVILMRSRIPCYEGLIIVHLDLEDEMKWYEDIRRYLEVREYPQSANSRDRATIHNGGSTCRSVWSSHERKGISGQNFKIGLLLVYHGY encoded by the exons ATGGCCCTGGGGGCAATGTTGGCACAAGAAGTAGAGAATCTGGAGAGAGCCATCTATTACATCAGTAAGAAACTCCTTGCTTATGAGGAGAATTATTCACTAATAGAAAAAACCTGTCTGGCTGTA TTGGAAAATTGGCCAAATGGTTGGTCCTCATGCGAATTTGATATTGTGTATGAGACTCGAAAAACCATCAAAGGACGTGTAGTGGCCGAATTTCTTTCCGAAAATCCAGTTAATGAAGAGGAAGAAGTCGAAACAGCCTTCCCGGATGAGAGTCTCAAGCTAGTAGAGGTCCAGCCATGGAAAATGTACTTTGATGGGGCTATGAATAAGAGCGGAGCCGGTATAGGGGTAGTTTTGGAAGCACCGAATGGAGAACAATTGTTAATGTCAAAAAGGCTATGTTTTCCAACCACTAATAATATTGCAGAATATGAGGCTTGCATTTGTGGCCTAGAGGCATTAATAGCTGTTGGGGCTAAAAAAGTTGAGGTGTTTGGAGATTCAATGCTAGTAGTTTCCCATATTAAAGGTGAAtgggaattgaaagaagaaaagttgaggccATACCTGGAGTATGCTAAGAAACTATTATTTAGCTTTGAGGAAGTGACAATGAAGCACATGCCTAGAGCTCAGAACCAGATGGCTGATGCTCTAGCCACGTTGGCATCCTTATGGGAGAAGGGTAATCAGAAGTTGACCCAGCCAGTTATCCTGATGAGGAGTAGAATCCCATGCTATGAAGGGTTAATAATAGTACATTTAGATCTAGAAGATGAGATGAAATGGTATGAGGACATAAGAAGATATTTAGAGGTAAGAGAATACCCACAGTCAGCCAATAGTagggatagagctacaattc ATAATGGAGGAAGTACATGCAGGAGTGTGTGGTCCTCACATGAACGGAAGGGTATTAGCGGGCAAAATTTTAAGATTGGGCTATTACTGGTCTACCATGGATACTGA
- the LOC131168879 gene encoding E3 ubiquitin-protein ligase WAV3-like encodes MVPLEESKLRVMLEITGGDSSHDRPGLDLVAVVDVSGSMAGAKIAKAKTAMLFMIKKLSSIDRFSVVTFSGDAIRLCPLRQISENSRKELENLINGLKASGNTNITAGLQTGLKVINDRSLRRGRSVGIMLLSDGEQNAGGDAAQVPIGKVPVHTFGFGKNHQSKQILRRMIFCSCSCLSASLSLYFYPGLPAAALRPVLKAIADNSIEGTFSEVQNTANLSIAFSQCLAGLLTRVVEDLKLTITRCGDESKIQQVIAGSYPQSKNDTTGSRTVTIGGRA; translated from the exons ATGGTACCACTTGAAGAAAGCAAGCTAAGGGTGATGCTGGAGATCACCGGGGGAGATTCCAGCCATGACCGACCCGGATTGGATCTTGTGGCAGTAGTAGATGTCAGCGGAAGCATGGCCGGAGCAAAGATAGCAAAAGCAAAAACTGCCATGCTATTTATGATCAAGAAACTTAGCTCTATTGATCGTTTCTCTGTTGTGACATTCTCCGGGGACGCCATAAGGTTGTGCCCATTGCGCCAGATATCCGAAAATTCTCGAAAGGAACTTGAAAATCTGATCAATGGTTTAAAGGCCAGCGGTAACACCAACATCACTGCTGGTCTTCAAACTGGCTTAAAAGTGATTAATGATCGTAGTCTTAGACGCGGGCGTTCAGTTGGCATCATGCTTTTGTCCGATGGGGAGCAGAACGCCGGTGGTGATGCAGCCCAGGTTCCGATCGGCAAAGTGCCAGTACACACATTCGGTTTCGGCAAAAATCACCAATCTAAG CAGATCTTGCGCCGGATGATTTTCTGCAGTTGCTCCTGCCTTTCGGCTTCTTTGTCACTTTATTTCTACCCTGGTTTGCCTGCAGCAGCTCTTAGGCCT GTGCTCAAGGCTATTGCAGATAATAGCATTGAAGGAACGTTCTCAGAAGTTCAAAACACGGCCAACTTGAGCATAGCTTTTTCCCAGTGTTTGGCTGGACTTCTCACTCGCGTTGTTGAGGACCTGAAGCTGACAATCACAAGATGCGGAGACGAATCGAAAATACAACAGGTAATTGCCGGAAGCTATCCACAATCCAAGAACGACACTACTGGCTCTAGAACTGTTACTATAGGGGgtagggcgtga